A genomic segment from Streptomyces sp. NBC_01233 encodes:
- the acsA gene encoding acetate--CoA ligase has protein sequence MDHSIIHKQSGPDGVFMLQDYERARADFTWDEARSRLSGLPGGGLNIGYEAVDRHLAAGHGEREALRCIAADETVTRLTYAELGSLTSRFANALTALGLARQERVFTLLGRCPELYTTVLGTLRSARVLCPLFSAFGPEPVRQRLELGDARVLVTTEALYRRKVEENRQRLPRLDHVLLVGPVHDPPPGTVSFAELMERAPEEYAVPPTDPEDMALLHFTSGTTGTPKGAVHVHEAVVAHHATAAFALDLRREDVYWCTADPGWVTGTSYGIIAPLTHGATVVVDEGDFDVHRWYRILDSQRVTVWYTAPTAIRMLMRATPRDGTRELPGPYDLSALRFIASVGEPLNPEAVLWGQEVLGLPIHDNWWQTETGAIMIANFAASDIRPGSMGRPLPGVEAALLERGEDGRADVTEGRVRVITRAGVEGELALRPGWPSMFRGYLNEEARYRACFADGWYLTGDLAKRDEDGWFWFVGRADDVIKSAGHLIGPFEVESALMEHPAVAEAGVIGRPDPVVGAVVKAFVSLRPGLVPDASLKRELLAFARRRLGPAVAPREIEFDQNLPKTRSGKVMRRLLRARELGLPEGDLSTLENPG, from the coding sequence ATGGATCACTCGATCATCCACAAACAGTCCGGACCCGATGGCGTCTTCATGCTCCAGGACTACGAGCGGGCCCGGGCGGACTTCACTTGGGACGAGGCTCGATCCCGGCTGTCCGGGCTCCCGGGAGGCGGGCTGAACATCGGATACGAGGCCGTCGACCGGCACCTGGCGGCAGGCCACGGCGAGCGGGAAGCTCTCCGTTGCATCGCAGCCGACGAAACCGTCACCCGCCTCACGTACGCCGAGCTCGGCAGCCTCACGAGCCGCTTTGCCAACGCACTCACCGCCCTGGGCCTGGCGCGGCAGGAGAGGGTTTTCACGCTCCTGGGCCGCTGCCCCGAGCTGTACACGACGGTCTTGGGCACGCTGCGCAGCGCACGCGTGCTGTGCCCGCTCTTCTCGGCCTTCGGGCCGGAGCCCGTACGGCAGCGGCTGGAGCTGGGCGACGCCCGGGTTCTTGTCACCACCGAGGCCCTGTACCGACGCAAGGTCGAGGAGAACAGGCAACGCCTGCCGCGTCTGGACCACGTCCTGCTCGTGGGCCCGGTCCACGATCCGCCGCCGGGCACCGTCTCCTTCGCCGAGCTCATGGAGCGGGCACCCGAGGAGTACGCCGTCCCGCCCACGGATCCGGAGGACATGGCGCTGCTGCACTTCACCAGCGGCACGACCGGTACCCCCAAGGGCGCGGTCCATGTGCACGAAGCGGTCGTGGCCCACCACGCAACGGCGGCCTTCGCACTCGACCTCCGCCGGGAGGACGTCTACTGGTGCACGGCGGACCCCGGGTGGGTGACCGGTACCTCGTACGGGATCATCGCCCCGCTCACCCACGGTGCGACCGTCGTGGTGGACGAGGGGGACTTCGATGTCCACCGCTGGTACCGCATCCTCGACAGCCAGCGGGTCACTGTCTGGTACACGGCGCCGACGGCGATCCGCATGCTGATGCGCGCCACCCCGAGGGACGGCACCCGCGAGCTCCCCGGGCCGTACGACCTTTCGGCTCTGCGATTCATCGCGAGCGTGGGCGAGCCGCTCAACCCGGAAGCCGTCCTGTGGGGGCAGGAGGTGCTCGGCCTGCCGATCCACGACAACTGGTGGCAGACCGAGACCGGAGCGATCATGATCGCCAACTTCGCGGCCAGCGACATCCGGCCCGGCTCCATGGGACGGCCCTTGCCGGGTGTGGAGGCCGCGCTGCTCGAACGCGGGGAGGACGGACGCGCCGACGTCACCGAGGGACGCGTGCGCGTGATCACAAGGGCGGGCGTCGAGGGTGAGCTGGCGTTGCGCCCGGGCTGGCCCTCCATGTTCCGGGGCTATCTGAACGAGGAGGCCCGTTACCGGGCCTGCTTCGCAGACGGCTGGTATCTCACCGGCGACCTCGCGAAACGCGACGAGGACGGCTGGTTCTGGTTCGTCGGCCGCGCCGACGACGTCATCAAGTCGGCAGGACACCTCATCGGCCCGTTCGAGGTGGAGAGCGCGCTGATGGAGCATCCTGCCGTCGCGGAGGCCGGCGTCATCGGCCGCCCCGACCCGGTCGTGGGAGCTGTCGTCAAGGCATTCGTCTCCCTCCGTCCGGGGCTCGTCCCCGACGCGTCCCTCAAGCGGGAACTCCTGGCGTTCGCACGCAGGCGGCTGGGCCCCGCGGTGGCCCCCAGAGAGATCGAGTTCGATCAGAACCTCCCCAAGACGCGCAGCGGCAAGGTGATGCGCCGCCTGCTGCGGGCCCGGGAGCTGGGATTGCCCGAAGGGGATCTGTCCACGCTGGAGAACCCCGGATGA
- a CDS encoding CBS domain-containing protein, producing the protein MKHIKVGDLMTDEVVSVLTSTPFKDVAKLLAQHDISGLPVLDDEDRVLGVVSESDLISRAAAEHPPMGEDPDAGRGGVALPSEVTFTAGEAMSAPAVTVQADETAAGAARLMARRGVERLPVVDDEDRLVGIVTRRDLLWLFLRSDSEIRHRVVADVLVDTMGLGAEAVTVHVVDGIVTLEGRLERQSQIPVLIRLTNQLDGVVAVAPRLTARIDDSQLTPPHRSALGMSL; encoded by the coding sequence ACCTGATGACCGACGAGGTCGTCTCGGTCCTGACGTCCACCCCTTTCAAGGATGTCGCCAAGCTGCTCGCTCAGCACGACATCAGTGGACTGCCGGTCCTCGACGACGAGGACCGGGTGCTCGGCGTCGTCTCCGAGAGCGACCTGATCAGCCGCGCAGCCGCTGAGCACCCGCCGATGGGCGAAGACCCCGATGCCGGCCGAGGCGGGGTCGCGTTGCCGTCCGAGGTGACCTTCACCGCTGGTGAGGCCATGTCCGCACCGGCGGTCACGGTTCAGGCGGACGAGACCGCGGCAGGAGCCGCCCGGCTGATGGCCCGCAGGGGCGTCGAGCGGCTGCCGGTCGTGGACGACGAGGACCGCCTCGTCGGCATCGTCACCCGCCGTGACCTGCTCTGGCTCTTCCTGCGATCGGACTCGGAAATACGACACCGCGTGGTCGCGGACGTGCTCGTGGACACCATGGGGCTGGGCGCTGAGGCGGTCACCGTCCACGTGGTCGACGGCATCGTGACCCTGGAGGGCCGGCTGGAGAGGCAGAGCCAGATTCCGGTCCTGATCCGCCTCACCAACCAGCTGGACGGTGTGGTCGCGGTCGCCCCCCGCCTGACGGCCCGCATCGACGACTCCCAGCTCACCCCACCGCACCGCAGCGCCCTCGGGATGTCCCTGTGA